In Podospora pseudopauciseta strain CBS 411.78 chromosome 3, whole genome shotgun sequence, one genomic interval encodes:
- a CDS encoding hypothetical protein (EggNog:ENOG503P0QR) — translation MTSRSRYRLLFAVSCVLFTYSFLNHHKFPLNFDILWPDQQSSRRSAPPIEERQQVPLASLESSFFTWSDPDAPPIPKPPYKPELEESPPIPDPFPLLSEYPAPPKKFLLQHVPKPPRGQSKEEAPLLIGFTRNWPLLLQCVTSYIAAGWPPSSIYVVENTGTMFSNRQGRLTLQNPFYLNHTQLGMLGVNVIITPTLLTFAQLQNFYLWTALNRNWDYFFWSHQDLLVFSPPGDPSSTLYSNVLSVMQYLKTPAAPRWAHHFFAYDHLTLVNTASVLSTGGWDTQIPFYSTDCDMYTRLMWAGFWQGESPDVGRIFDVKTVVDDFAALLSLPGYQASFNGTVYEDPAELGEVMQDVKYNHSNDNSGRNTWQLRQRGGQDEPFYRDAVGFEVGTQMTIELGRKVFAEKWGHRGCDIALMEGIESGDAWRLERDWEEGDGGEDSW, via the exons ATGACCTCCCGCTCCCGGTACCGTCTCCTCTTTGCCGTCTCTTGCGTTCTGTTCACCTactccttcctcaaccaccacaagtTTCCCCTAAACTTTGACATCCTCTGGCCGGATCAACAATCATCACGAAGATCAGCCCCACCAATAGAAGAACGCCAACAAGTCCCGCTTGCGTCACTTGAATCCTCGTTTTTCACCTGGTCAGATCCCGACGCACCACCAATCCCGAAGCCGCCGTACAAACCTGAGCTTGAAGAGTCACCACCCATACCGGATCCGTTCCCTTTGCTGTCTGAATACCCGGCTCCGCCGAAGAAGTTCCTGTTGCAGCATGTCCCCAAACCGCCGAGAGGGCAATCGAAAGAGGAGGCGCCGCTCTTGATAGGGTTCACCCGGAACTGGCCTCTGTTGTTGCAATGCGTCACGAGCTACATCGCTGCAGGGTGGCCACCGAGCAGCATTTATGTTGTGGAAAACACCGGGACCATGTTTAGCAATAGGCAGGGGCGGTTGACGTTGCAGAATCCGTTTTACTTGAATCATACCCAGCTGGGGATGTTGGGGGTGAATGTCATCATT acaccCACCCTGTTGACCTTTGCCCAACTCCAAAACTTTTACCTCTG GACGGCTCTCAACCGCAACTGGGACTACTTCTTCTGGTCCCATCAAGACCTCCTCGTCTTTTCACCACCCGGTGACCCTTCATCCACTCTCTACTCAAACGTTTTATCGGTCATGCAGTACCTCAAAACCCCCGCCGCTCCCAGGTGGGCTCATCACTTCTTCGCCTACGACCATTTGACCCTCGTCAACACTGCCTCCGTCTTGTCCACCGGCGGCTGGGACACCCAAATCCCCTTTTACTCCACCGACTGCGACATGTACACCCGCCTGATGTGGGCTGGTTTCTGGCAAGGGGAGTCGCCCGATGTAGGGCGCATCTTTGACGTCAAGACAGTGGTTGATGACTTTGCTGCGCTACTGTCACTACCGGGTTACCAAGCAAGTTTCAACGGGACGGTGTATGAGGATCCGGCtgagctgggggaggtgatgcaGGATGTAAAGTACAACCATAGCAACGACAACTCGGGGAGGAATACCTGGCAGCTGAGGCAGAGGGGGGGGCAAGACGAGCCGTTCTATCGGGACGCGGTTGGGTTTGAGGTGGGGACGCAGATGACGATTgagttggggaggaaggtgttTGCGGAGAAGTGGGGGCATAGGGGGTGTGATATTGcgttgatggaggggatcGAGAGTGGGGATGCGTGGAGGTTAGAGAgggattgggaggagggggacggggggGAGGATAGTTGGTAG
- the DCK1 gene encoding Deoxycytidine kinase 1 (COG:T; EggNog:ENOG503NU1F), whose protein sequence is MPWQPLPRIAFAVATYPFAASSPADLPLELGDELYIIEETPDGDWFRGYLVSPPSLLAGLTSVKGHTLEARVFSGIFPRSCVEVREVLGESDETDDNEADSEDGVATDPLYIGSDSAKGGLVPNGEKKRRKDRNRGLQKNGLLSVPVRRDPNAPRQPAPVPMLKIGDETPTSASEPLIDEIASCLREWHSTNLHELLLTRQYAKLDNLSQLIVTLNFSRQQFLHDVLTTWEYENLREKTVWDLVRVNKLCGGEVIVRDPHARGRVLTGDDSVVEITRLQSIMSLLDETPTPQIELTALHHLMVDIKGLAGASTEATTLVLYLATKTGGGKLTTISESYIVEMPGGGQMGQLTRNNQMRTLFADLTAAEIGDVSSIDSELFLIVKIRAPQQVVAAKPSSRSGSMSQSLPQFSKDPTKPPLSSGNKSMRRSLMWAGKSTRSAFSRGNNKLDSLSEQPEEIASPTTAGAESRDGHPPSTANSKNGRSSVDGYVTQTADRTVGVGLLRLNSTMKQEDEVEHIVTLWAPSARFATERGDGEEWDPVIREVLDSKPGSYEKSRRAERLQVHLRAFNNPDADVLIKATPTVLAGICKTNKMGFSGAPTKPRSDIYLTIDEAALTRQTLLSRYGGSPASLPSSIHGNNLQLTLEVRRHSGERIDNCIFPSSNTECISTWKTVAAERGEPWKQTIKLVIAPADVHQAHVVMQLADAPNSAFAVAYMPLWDQQAFIHDGSHSLVLYRLDENTVSAQQNAQGKGGYLSLPFAFRGREEHQAEVTGPIAMVRVETYLCSTRFSQDKIMLRLLGWKDSAQEAIPDLLKQFIFVAEIEVVKLLNDVLDALFGILVAYSGNDDYEDLVFTALVRVLDIVHDRRFNLSPLVDQYAESKFNYPFATPCLVRSFTRLLSKPTEPETARKLRATFKVARHILKFITHARGQQKVKEAGIGITSTNPGFTRHLRSIFKALDAMMRSTAPVLVGSQTLAVQHFHTWLPELAGLLTTEEILHIAIDFMDSCSMVKGKLVLYKLVLIINYAKLDIFSHPEQRSALSANTVRWIAPHWGYTDEVTEQWKDQVRLCCSVLASQVEHLGPEIPDYIPKIIQSYLALNAIPKKPKDRLSLLFPTSYPFPSKAITGEVVFDEALIELSAVLSALSTSPSGMQLELAEDDLNIVVENSLRVHMSILQGETFPSNWLSVHIFHHKSTMRTLQYLASILLESFLPHPDEAENFSTELWKLFFTTLLKLVGSPSLALETFPEQKRRAVWKIAGDVREHGAELLRRTWEAIGWETSLEERARYGLSKMGGYQVQYVPTLVGPIVELCLSVHEGLRRMAVEVLQTMIVSEWTLSEDLSVIQTEMIDCLDVYFKEKPLTESILQKLFVGELLERFEPLSRLKDEPLYQAIRELMGTVDDFLDLLVAVHSGDGSGEASHLIHRLRLMEFLRDMQKEEIFIRYVHQLANLQAEARNHAEAGLALRLHADLYDWDPLRTTPPLPDPEFPAQTHFERKERIYFDMIKHFEDGEAWSSALAAYKELQQQYETNIFDFAKLARTERAIANIYETIAKSDRLVPKYFKVIYKGLGFPANVRDKEFVFEATPAERTAGFTDRMQEMYPSAQIVLSDQIDDVEGQFLVVSALSPHRDLGHHVFQRARVPQIIRDYLVSAHPQEFSVSSRRNTTGPVEEHCAEKIIYTTAEPFPTILRRSEIVAVREVRLSARETALERIVRKTAEMSILERKISEGEGGDEAVQLLFDAVGISVNPNSESSVVCYRDLIPGMTRHGAQSPAKDSELDEEEYEPPELNPQENAIKMALVDHAILLKRCLATLSKTGVEVLTRHVEDLQKYFETTYATEIALFTPAAPPVREASTTPSPTWPRSPPSTVGGIPHLSKPSISGMSAITGVEEAAVIRPVSIRQGRGARLSFLGGRKKELSKDGSPPLPTINGDVQEDSPKDSAANTKENRRSFISGFRTQTVASNDARPSLTVQTNGMDGAGFSISPGGITGGSHLTTATTTTNNDWVTDSAGVSFMGGLSGTATAVESPHGNGEKTPRESTNSSSTMGGSVRKRLSLLRLGKKSSKDNAKQQAGVVGLGGVDEE, encoded by the exons ATGCCCTGGCAACCGCTGCCTCGCATCGCCTTCGCCGTAGCGACCTACCCCTTCGCTGCCTCGAGTCCCGCCGACTTACCCCTCGAATTGGGCGACGAGCTGTACATCATTGAAGAGACACCCGACGGTGATTGGTTTCGCGGGTACCTGGTGTCACCACCGAGTCTGCTTGCCGGTTTAACAAGCGTAAAGGGCCACACCCTCGAGGCCCGCGTATTCAGCGGCATCTTTCCGCGGAGTTGTGTCGAAGTACGCGAAGTGCTCGGCGAGAGCGACGAAACAGACGACAATGAGGCCGACAGCGAGGATGGCGTCGCGACAGACCCCCTATACATAGGCAGCGATTCTGCCAAGGGTGGATTGGTTCCCAATggcgagaaaaagaggaggaaagacaGGAATAGGGGCCTGCAGAAGAATGGGTTGCTTTCGGTGCCAGTGCGACGGGATCCAAATGCGCCTCGTCAGCCAGCCCCAGTACCAATGCTCAAGATTGGTGACGAGACGCCCACCTCAGCCTCGGAACCGCTCATCGACGAGATCGCGTCGTGCCTGCGAGAATGGCACTCGACCAACCTCCACGAGCTACTCCTGACCCGTCAATACGCCAAACTCGACAATCTTTCACAGCTTATAGTTACGCTGAACTTCTCGAGACAACAGTTTTTGCACGATGTACTTACGACGTGGGAATACGAAAATCTGCGCGAGAAGACGGTTTGGGACTTGGTTCGGGTCAACAAGCTATGCGGTGGGGAGGTTATCGTGCGCGATCCGCACGCCCGAGGGAGGGTATTGACTGGAGACGATTCGGTGGTAGAAATAACGAGGTTGCAGTCCATCATGAGCCTGTTGGACGAGACACCCACGCCCCAGATCGAACTGACGGCGCTCCACCACCTAATGGTAGACATCAAGGGGCTGGCAGGCGCATCCACCGAGGCGACCACTCTGGTTTTGTATCTGGCGACCAAGACGGGAGGCGGCAAGCTCACCACCATATCCGAAAGCTACATCGTCGAAATGCCTGGCGGTGGGCAGATGGGCCAACTGACGAGAAACAACCAAATGCGGACGCTTTTTGCTGATCTTACTGCCGCTGAGATTGGAGATGTTTCGTCGATAGATTCCGAATTGTTCCTCATTGTCAAGATTCGCGCGCCGCAACAGGTGGTTGCTGCTAAGCCTAGCTCTAGGTCTGGTTCGATGTCGCAGAGCTTGCCACAATTCTCCAAGGATCCAACAAAACCACCATTGTCTTCCGGGAACAAGTCAATGCGCCGGAGCTTGATGTGGGCGGGTAAGAGCACAAGGTCCGCATTCTCCAGAGGCAACAATAAGCTTGATTCGCTATCTGAGCAGCCGGAGGAAATAGCATCGCCCACCACAGCAGGGGCCGAGAGCAGAGATGGCCATCCGCCGAGCACAGCCAATTCCAAGAACGGGCGGTCTTCCGTAGACGGATACGTCACCCAGACTGCTGACAGGACAGTGGGTGTTGGCTTGCTCAGGCTGAACTCTACCATGAagcaggaggatgaggtggaaCATATCGTGACCCTGTGGGCCCCGTCTGCCCGGTTTGCGACAGAgcgtggagatggagaggaatGGGACCCGGTAATACGTGAGGTCCTGGATAGCAAGCCCGGCTCTTATGAGAAGTCGAGGAGAGCCGAGCGGCTCCAGGTACATTTGCGTGCCTTCAATAACCCGGATGCGGATGTGCTCATCAAAGCCACCCCCACCGTGTTGGCGGGCATCTGCAAAACTAACAAGATGGGATTCTCAGGGGCGCCAACAAAACCGAGGTCTGACATCTATTTAACAATCGACGAGGCGGCCCTGACCCGCCAAACGCTATTGTCTCGATATGGCGGCAGCCCGGCATCCCTTCCGAGTAGTATTCACGGGAACAATCTGCAGCTCACACTCGAAGTGAGGAGGCACTCAGGCGAGCGCATCGACAATTGCATATTCCCGTCTTCCAATACCGAGTGCATCAGCACTTGGAAGACGGTTGCTGCCGAGCGTGGGGAGCCATGGAAACAAACCATCAAGCTGGTGATCGCGCCAGCGGATGTGCACCAAGCCCATGTTGTCATGCAGCTTGCGGATGCACCCAACAGCGCCTTTGCAGTCGCATACATGCCCCTATGGGATCAGCAAGCCTTCATCCACGATGGTTCTCACTCTTTGGTTCTCTACCGGTTGGACGAAAACACCGTCTCTGCACAGCAAAATGCGCAGGGCAAGGGCGGGTATCTCAGCCTGCCGTTTGCTTTCAGGGGCAGGGAGGAGCACCAGGCAGAAGTGACCGGCCCAATCGCCATGGTTCGCGTGGAGACATATCTTTGCAGCACAAGGTTTTCCCAGGACAAGATCATGTTGAGACTACTGGGGTGGAAGGACTCTGCGCAGGAAGCAATTCCTGATCTTCTGAAGCAGTTCATCTTTGTGGCCGAGATTGAGGTTGTCAAGTTGCTCAACGATGTTCTGGATGCCTTGTTTGGAATTCTCGTCGCCTACTCTGGTAACGATGACTATGAGGACCTCGTCTTCACCGCGCTGGTTAGGGTGCTCGACATTGTACACGATCGACGATTCAACCTGTCTCCGTTGGTCGACCAGTATGCTGAGAGCAAGTTCAACTATCCGTTTGCGACGCCTTGCCTGGTCAGATCGTTTACTCGACTTTTGTCCAAGCCAACTGAACCAGAAACGGCAAGGAAACTGCGCGCTACCTTCAAGGTGGCACGGCATATTCTCAAGTTCATCACGCATGCCCGCGGCCAGCAAAAGGTCAAGGAGGCCGGCATTGGGATCACCAGTACAAACCCCGGGTTCACGCGCCACCTTCGAAGCATCTTCAAGGCCCTCGATGCCATGATGCGGAGTACAGCACCGGTATTGGTGGGAAGCCAGACGCTTGCTGTTCAGCATTTTCACACTTGGCTCCCAGAGCTGGCTGGACTGTTGACCACGGAAGAGATTCTCCATATTGCTATTGACTTTATGGATTCTTGCTCCATGGTCAAGGGCAAACTTGTCTTGTACAAGCTGgttctcatcatcaactaTGCCAAGCTGGACATCTTTTCTCACCCAGAACAACGGTCTGCCCTGAGCGCTAATACCGTCAGGTGGATTGCACCGCACTGGGGGTACACCGATGAGGTTACCGAGCAATGGAAGGATCAGGTTCGGCTATGCTGTTCCGTCCTCGCCAGCCAGGTTGAACACCTTGGCCCTGAAATTCCCGACTACATCCCCAAGATCATCCAGTCCTACCTCGCCCTCAACGCTATTCCGAAGAAGCCAAAAGATCGTCTATCTCTGTTGTTCCCCACCTCATACCCCTTCCCCAGCAAAGCGATCACCggagaggtggtgtttgACGAGGCGCTTATCGAGCTATCTGCCGTCTTGTCGGCGCTTTCTACTTCGCCAAGTGGAATGCAGCTTGAGCTGGCAGAAGACGACCTCAATATCGTGGTGGAGAACTCGCTGCGGGTGCACATGAGTATCCTCCAGGGCGAGACGTTTCCTTCCAACTGGCTCAGCGTGCACATCTTTCACCACAAGTCAACTATGCGGACATTGCAGTACCTCGCCAGCATCCTGCTCGAGTCCTTCTTACCACATCCTGATGAGGCCGAGAACTTCAGCACCGAGCTGTGGAagctcttcttcaccacgcTCCTCAAACTGGTCGGCAGCCCATCTCTTGCGCTCGAGACATTTCCCGAGCAAAAGCGCCGGGCCGTATGGAAGATTGCCGGTGATGTCCGGGAACACGGTGCCGAGCTCCTCCGCAGGACATGGGAGGCCATTGGCTGGGAGACGAGCCTTGAGGAGCGTGCTCGCTACGGTCTTTCCAAGATGGGCGGTTATCAAGTCCAGTACGTGCCGACATTGGTTGGGCCCATTGTTGAGCTTTGCTTGAGTGTCCACGAGGGGCTGCGACGCATGGCTGTCGAGGTGCTTCAGACGATGATTGTCAGCGAGTGGACTCTGAGCGAGGACCTCAGCGTCATACAAACGGAGATGATAGACTGTCTGGATGTGTATTTCAAGGAGAAGCCGCTGACGGAGAGCATCTTGCAGAAGCTGTTTGTTGGAGAATTACTAGAGCGGTTTGAGCCATTGAGCAGGCTGAAAGACGAGCCACTCTACCAGGCTATCAGAGAACTTATGGGCACGGTGGACGACTTCTTGGATCTTCTGGTTGCTGTCCACAGTGGTGATGGATCGGGCGAGGCATCACACCTCATCCACCGTTTGAGATTGATGGAATTCCTCAGGGATAtgcagaaggaggagataTTCATCCGCTACGTTCACCAACTGGCGAACCTGCAGGCCGAGGCGAGGAATCACGCTGAAGCCGGCCTGGCGCTGAGGCTACATGCCGATTTGTACGACTGGGACCCCCTTcgaacaacaccaccgctgcCGGACCCCGAGTTCCCTGCGCAGACTCACTTTGAAAGAAAAGAGCGGATCTACTTTGACATGATCAAGCACTTTGAGGACGGCGAAGCATGGAGTAGCGCGTTGGCGGCATACAAAGAGCTCCAGCAACAGTATGAGACCAACATCTTTGACTTTGCCAAGCTTGCCCGCACCGAAAGGGCCATCGCCAACATTTACGAGACCATCGCCAAGAGCGACAGGCTGGTGCCCAAGTACTTCAAGGTCATCTACAAGGGCTTGGGCTTCCCGGCTAATGTCCGCGACAAGGAGTTTGTCTTTGAAGCCACCCCTGCCGAACGGACTGCCGGGTTTACCGACAGAATGCAAGAGATGTACCCATCTGCTCAGATTGTGCTTAGTGACCAGATCGACGATGTGGAGGGTCAGTTCTTGGTGGTCTCCGCACTGAGTCCTCACCGCGACCTGGGGCATCATGTCTTCCAGCGCGCCAGGGTTCCGCAGATCATCAGGGACTATCTTGTCTCTGCTCACCCTCAAGAGTTTTCTGTTAGTAGCAGGAGGAACACCACCGGGCCTGTGGAGGAACACTGCGCCGAAAAGATCATCTACACGACTGCGGAGCCATTCCCGACGATTCTGAGGAGGAGTGAGATTGTTGCCGTGCGTGAGGTCAGGTTATCAGCCAGAGAGACTGCTCTGGAGAGAATCGTGCGAAAGACGGCCGAGATGTCTATTCTAGAGCGCAAGATATCAGAAGGCGAAGGGGGCGACGAGGCTGTGCAACTGCTGTTTGATGCTGTGGGCATCAGCGTCAACCCAAATTCCGAGAGCAGCGTGGTTTGCTACCGGGACTTGATTCCCGGCATGACCAGGCACGGGGCACAATCACCTGCAAAGGACAGCgagctggatgaggaggagtatGAGCCGCCTGAGCTCAACCCTCAGGAGAATGCCATCAAGATGGCGTTGGTTGATCATGCTATCTTGCTCAAGAGGTGCTTGGCCACTCTCTCAAAGACTGGTGTTGAGGTTCTCACGCGACATGTTGAGGATCTTCAAAAGT ACTTTGAGACGACATATGCCACAGAGATCGCACTGTTCACGCCAGCTGCCCCGCCTGTTCGTGAGGCAAGCACTAcgccctcaccaacatgGCCGcgctcccctccatcaactGTCGGCGGTATCCCTCACCTTTCCAAGCCCTCGATCAGCGGCATGTCTGCTATCACCGGAGTAGAAGAGGCTGCCGTCATCAGACCGGTATCGATCCGCCAAGGCCGCGGCGCCCGCCTAAGCTTCCTCGGTGGCCGCAAGAAGGAGCTTTCCAAGGATGGCTCCCCACCATTACCCACTATCAACGGTGACGTGCAAGAGGACTCGCCCAAAGACAGCGCCGCCAACACCAAGGAAAACCGCCGCAGCTTCATCTCGGGCTTTCGCACCCAAACTGTAGCCTCGAACGACGCCCGGCCTAGTCTTACGGTCCAGACCAACGGCATGGACGGGGCCGGCTTCTCCATCTCACCAGGTGGTATCACGGGGGGCAGCCATCTCACAAccgcgacgacgacaaccaaTAATGACTGGGTGACGGACTCGGCCGGGGTCAGCTTCATGGGCGGCCTGAGTGGTACCGCTACGGCGGTTGAATCCCCGCATGGCAACGGCGAAAAGACGCCTAGGGAGAGCACTAATAGCAGCAGTACTATGGGGGGGAGCGTGAGGAAGCGGCTGAGCTTGCTGaggctggggaagaagagtaGTAAGGATAATGCCAAGCAGCAGGCGGGAGTGGTGGGGCTCGGGGGCGTTGATGAGGAGTAG
- a CDS encoding hypothetical protein (EggNog:ENOG503NXHT; COG:S) translates to MAEVANIVAGVFQLIPLCNAGFVLIKDVVQLEQKLSEQRIRIQNHQNNFWSWCEIWGPSETRERKFKHYAQDNPVSAKAVLRQLALNSRLFFDIKGLDRYGFEIKKLIPTDHRIQHLDDFHFETNADLDPQNINRFEAKCNTNLLVMRRIQFSLVSGGKGVDELIARFREFNEVLWGYGQPLELARLNKGIYDNLNQLTGDQLNKLLAAYTRESETSRDSVSAGNYRSLAKMINLRAHAIQGAPGRPHVFGASSFHMTDNYRVDSRGTSTMALLYDYPKKGDHRVALIEWVQNAQVSGKRREIEKLALLLNVPKPDEMSMLDSYGILDDLQRTNRLGFVLKPPINIRTNLPQPLPPGAISERRMPINLRQLIKTRDGLDLGVRFDIAKKLVDAVHMMHAVDWAHKYVAPSHFKPDTANRLHRNIRPNNILFFPLGSIGDESSTQAAHRVFDLSSPFIAGYSNGAASGINLKLDYYEHPARRNDPQIAYRRLYDLYSLGCVLLELALWTTIDKQIEHDPGSREASYKVIRALSLKPTLDRMVGKIFADVIRDCIALGEKSSLDNPAKFGTDIASRLAQCVA, encoded by the exons ATGGCTGAGGTCGCGAACATTGTTGCAGGCGTCTTTCAGTTGATTCCTCTTTGCAACG CCGGATTCGTTTTGATCAAAGATGTTGTACAGCTAGAGCAGAAACTGAGCGAGCAACGGATACGGATTCAGAATCATCAAAAC AATTTCTGGTCATGGTGTGAAATATGGGGGCCCTCCGAAACTCGAGAACGAAAGTTTAAACACTACGCCCAGGACAACCCAGTGAGCGCCAAAGCTGTGCTGCGTCAGCTGGCTCTCAACTCTCGCCTGTTCTTTGACATCAAAGGCCTTGACCGATATGGCTtcgagatcaagaagctcatACCCACGGACCACCGAATTCAACACCTTGACGATTTTCACTTTGAAACCAATGCTGACCTCGACCCGCAAAACATCAACCGCTTCGAGGCCAAATGCAACACCAACTtattggtgatgagaagaaTCCAGTTCTCACTGGTAAGCGGTGGAAAGGGCGTCGATGAACTGATTGCAAGATTCCGAGAGTTCAATGAGGTCTTATGGGGTTATGGCCAGCCCTTGGAACTGGCCCGTCTAAACAAGGGCATATACGACAACCTCAATCAGCTGACGGGAGATCAACTAAATAAACTTCTCGCCGCCTACACGCGGGAGTCTGAGACCTCACGAGACTCAGTGAGTGCTGGTAACTATCGTTCGTTGGCAAAGATGATCAACTTGCGAGCCCATGCCATCCAAGGGGCTCCTGGAAGACCCCATGTGTTTGGAGCCAGTTCGTTTCACATGACAGACAACTACAGAGTAGACAGCCGCGGCACGTCCACAATGGCGCTTCTTTACGATTACCCAAAGAAAGGTGATCACCGAGTTGCGCTCATAGAATGGGTGCAGAACGCACAGGTTTCAGGCAAAAGACGGGAGATTGAGAAACTGGCACTTCTATTGAATGTTCCCAAGCCAGACGAGATGTCTATGCTTGACTCCTATGGAATATTAGACGACCTACAACGCACCAACCGGCTTGGTTTTGTCCTAAAACCGCCCATCAATATCCGAACTAATCTTCCTCAACCATTGCCACCAGGAGCCATCTCGGAACGACGGATGCCCATCAACTTGAGACAGCTCATCAAAACCCGGGATGGTCTGGACCTAGGCGTGAGGTTCGACATTGCCAAGAAGCTTGTTGATGCTGTCCACATGATGCATGCCGTAGACTGGGCGCACAAGTATGTTGCCCCATCACACTTCAAGCCTGACACGGCTAATCGTTTACATAGGAACATCCGACCCAACAACATTTTGTTCTTCCCTCTGGGCAGTATTGGCGACGAATCCTCGACCCAAGCCGCCCACAGAGTTTTTGACCTTTCGAGTCCTTTCATCGCTGGTTATAGCAACGGCGCAGCTTCTGGTATCAACTTGAAACTCGACTACTACGAGCATCCAGCAAGACGCAACGACCCTCAGATAGCCTATCGACGCCTCTATGATCTCTATAGTCTGGGCTGTGTCTTGCTTGAATTGGCACTCTGGACAACGATAGACAAACAAATTGAGCACGATCCCGGGAGCAGAGAAGCGTCTTACAAGGTCATCCGAGCGCTTTCCCTTAAACCTACGTTGGATAG GATGGTGGGCAAGATCTTTGCAGACGTCATCCGCGACTGTATCGCCCTGGGTGAGAAGAGTTCACTCGACAACCCTGCAAAGTTCGGCACGGATATCGCATCCAGGTTGGCTCAATGTGTTGCTTGA
- the ARO2 gene encoding bifunctional chorismate synthase/riboflavin reductase [NAD(P)H] aro2 (BUSCO:EOG09262DUV; EggNog:ENOG503NUJB; COG:E), with protein MDGNTFGKGFTVTTWGESHGKSVGCTIGNVPAQLRITEADVQPQLTRRRPGQSAITTPRDEKDRVEIQSGVQNGLSLGLPMMMVVKNEDQRPKDYGNKTMDMYPRPSHADFTTQAKYGIKSESGGGRSSARETIARVAAGAVAEKYMMDAFGIEIVAFTSSIGGIDLFPPTPEHPTPVTDPKFHEFLDNISRETVDKFLPVRCPDQAISDKMVQLITEFKDRNDSIGGTVTCVVRNVPVGLGEPAFDKLEAMLAHAMLSIPATKSFEIGSGLTACTTPGSIHNDPFVSTKGREVPPSVAKSGAYLKGFTRPKLTTKTNFSGGIQGGITNGAPIYFKVGFKPPATIGQDQLTATYDGESEGVLAAKGRHDPCVVPRAIPIVEAMAAITVMDALVRHFGPKTLSQYLPYYREPNEKGEAQVAAPDDQL; from the exons ATGGACGGAAACACGTTTGGAAAGGGCTTCACAGTCACCAC CTGGGGCGAGTCCCACGGAAAGTCGGTCGGATGCACAATTGGAAATGTTCCTGCTCAGCTGAGAATCACCGAGGCCGATGTTCAGCCACAATTGACCCGCCGCCGTCCCGGCCAGAGCGCCATCACAACCCCCCGCGACGAGAAGGACAGAGTTGAGATCCAGTCTGGTGTTCAAAATGGCctctccctcggcctccccatgatgatggtggtcaAGAACGAGGATCAGCGCCCCAAGG ACTACGGAAACAAGACCATGGACATGTACCCAAGGCCCAGCCATGCCGACTTCACCACCCAGGCGAAATACGGAATCAAGTCGGAAAGTGGAGGTGGCAGAAGCAGTGCCCGCGAGACCATCGCCCGTGTCGCTGCCGGCGCTGTTGCCGAGAAGTACATGATGGACGCCTTCGGCATCGAGATCGTCGCGTTCACCAGCTCCATCGGCGGCATCGACCTCTTTCCCCCTACCCCTGAGCACCCAACCCCCGTCACCGACCCCAAGTTCCACGAGTTCCTCGACAACATCTCCCGCGAGACCGTCGACAAGTTCCTCCCCGTCCGCTGCCCCGACCAGGCCATCTCCGACAAGATGGTCCAGTTGATCACCGAATTCAAGGACCGCAACGACAGCATCGGCGGCACCGTCACCTGCGTCGTCCGCAACGTCCCCGTCGGTCTCGGCGAGCCTGCCTTCGACAAGCTCGAGGCCATGCTCGCCCACGCTATGCTCAGCATTCCCGCCACCAAGAGCTTCGAGATCGGATCCGGCCTCACAGCCTGCACCACCCCGGGCTCCATCCACAACGACCCCTTCGTCTCTACCAAGGGCAGAGAGGTCCCACCATCAGTCGCCAAGAGCGGCGCCTACCTCAAGGGATTCACCCGTCccaagctcaccaccaagaccaacttCTCTGGTGGCATCCAGGGTGGCATCACCAACGGTGCTCCTATTTACTTCAAGGTCGGCTTCAAGCCCCCTGCCACCATTGGCCAGGACCAGCTCACTGCAACCTACGACGGTGAGTCAGAGGGTGTTTTGGCCGCCAAGGGGAGACACGACCCCTGCGTCGTGCCCCGTGCTATTCCCATTGTTGAGGCCATGGCTGCTATCACTGTGATGGATGCGCTCGTCAGACATTTCGGTCCCAAGACTCTGAGCCAGTACCTCCCTTACTACAGGGAACCAAATGAGAAGGGCGAGGCGCAGGTTGCGGCACCGGATGATCAGCTTTAA